From Streptomyces sp. NBC_00683, one genomic window encodes:
- a CDS encoding DUF6801 domain-containing protein, which produces MTTRGTSRRGRGRAAARGGAVLAGVLMAGMIPGAQASAGNREIDVELAYACAFPSGEREIEARVSAVVPEKGQAGEAVQVSEVNTELALPADAVADLVKDPGTTDSPAPAGPTAGAGSTTVPGAGSKGVVAETRLSVDVAQEGHSAEAVWIGNTQGPSAVPGTGDITLAASGAVPSVTAAAGGGLTFTAGQLAVKLTPVSDDGAPTRSSPLDLTCTPVADQDLLLASVNIGGAEETAPWPSETGEGQGEDGGERDLAAPRVGARDAAPAAEAPECLGDPENESHLVAYITGYANVTKLKGAAKFPVACAKILQGPQGIVPPEESPDGLAHLIQDSTAMVDYLGRPQLPPATTTFLTFGFMPTTATMEMTQLPLEKDADGLPIYNVHSDLTLNGLDTFGSTVITMDFSLRLRDVKVNGAALEVGPNCRTSKPFRLTLLGKVFFKDFIFTGYTLTGGGPLTSSVTVPPFSGCGVGEDLDDLFTASISGKSGYVKQIQGPPCAAMVNDETLCTADRQPLNVPVAER; this is translated from the coding sequence ATGACGACGCGCGGCACATCGAGGCGGGGTCGCGGGCGTGCGGCCGCACGGGGCGGAGCCGTTCTGGCCGGGGTCCTGATGGCGGGAATGATCCCGGGTGCACAGGCCTCCGCGGGTAACCGCGAAATCGATGTCGAGCTGGCCTATGCCTGTGCCTTTCCCTCAGGAGAGAGGGAGATCGAGGCGCGGGTATCGGCGGTCGTCCCCGAGAAGGGCCAGGCCGGCGAAGCCGTGCAGGTGAGTGAGGTGAACACGGAGCTGGCCCTCCCCGCCGACGCCGTGGCGGATCTGGTGAAGGACCCGGGCACAACGGACTCACCGGCCCCGGCCGGACCCACCGCCGGGGCCGGATCCACCACCGTACCCGGAGCCGGATCGAAGGGCGTCGTGGCGGAGACACGTCTGTCGGTCGACGTGGCGCAGGAAGGACACTCCGCCGAGGCCGTGTGGATCGGCAACACCCAGGGTCCGTCGGCCGTCCCGGGCACGGGGGATATCACGTTGGCCGCCTCCGGCGCGGTCCCCTCGGTGACAGCCGCCGCCGGCGGCGGTCTGACCTTCACCGCCGGGCAGTTGGCGGTGAAGCTCACTCCGGTCAGTGACGACGGAGCCCCGACCAGGTCCTCGCCTCTGGACCTGACCTGCACGCCGGTGGCCGACCAGGATCTGCTGCTGGCGAGCGTGAACATCGGCGGCGCCGAGGAGACCGCGCCCTGGCCGTCCGAGACGGGTGAGGGGCAGGGTGAGGACGGGGGCGAACGTGACCTGGCGGCGCCGAGAGTAGGGGCCCGGGACGCCGCACCCGCCGCCGAGGCGCCGGAGTGCCTCGGCGATCCGGAGAACGAGTCCCACCTGGTCGCCTACATCACGGGATACGCGAACGTCACCAAGCTCAAGGGCGCGGCGAAGTTTCCGGTGGCCTGCGCGAAGATCCTGCAGGGGCCACAGGGCATCGTGCCACCCGAGGAATCCCCGGACGGACTGGCGCATCTGATCCAGGACTCCACCGCCATGGTCGACTACCTCGGCCGACCGCAGCTGCCACCCGCCACCACGACCTTTCTGACCTTCGGCTTCATGCCCACCACGGCCACGATGGAAATGACCCAACTGCCGTTGGAGAAGGACGCCGACGGTCTGCCGATCTACAACGTGCATTCGGATCTGACCCTCAACGGCCTCGACACCTTCGGGTCCACCGTCATCACCATGGACTTCTCGCTTCGTCTCCGTGACGTCAAGGTCAATGGAGCGGCGCTGGAAGTCGGCCCCAACTGCCGTACCAGTAAGCCCTTCCGGCTGACCCTGTTGGGGAAGGTGTTCTTCAAGGACTTCATATTCACCGGGTACACCCTCACCGGAGGGGGACCGCTCACCTCGTCGGTCACTGTGCCACCGTTCTCCGGCTGCGGTGTCGGGGAGGACCTTGACGATCTCTTCACCGCCTCCATTTCCGGGAAGTCCGGATACGTGAAGCAGATTCAGGGCCCGCCCTGCGCAGCAATGGTGAACGACGAGACCCTGTGCACTGCGGACCGGCAGCCCCTGAACGTTCCCGTGGCGGAACGCTGA